GTTCCGCACCCATATCACCGTTTTGTTTTCAAGCTGTGCACCGGCGCCAATCCGCCTTGACATCGTAATGATTTTCTTTGTTCGCTTTATTCGTTTTTTCTCATACGTTTTAAATGCGTCTTGAAAATTTTTATGACTGCTTAAACAGTTAGCTAGAACAATGGCATCCTCAATCGCCTGGCCTGCCCCTTGCCCCATATTCGGCGTTGTCGCATGTGCCGCATCCCCGAGCAAGATGATACGCCCAAACACAAACTGGTTAAGCGGCTTAATGTCCAAAATATCATGGTGAAGCAGGCGTCCATCGTCAGTTTCTCGTATGAGTTCGGACACTCTTGGAGAAAACGAATCAAAATGCCGCGCAACGTCCTCCACACGAAATTGCCTATACTTCTGATCGTTCCTTTTTGCGTTTACGCACGCAAACCAATAGACCCGTTTATTTTTTAGCGGAACAATGCCGAAGCGCCCTTCCTTCCCCCATATTTCCGTTGACGTTTGCTTATCATACGGAATATCAGTCTCATCAACAACTCCTCTCCAGCACGTATATCCGGCATAACGAGGCACGGAATTCGGGACCAACTTTTGCCGAAATAGCGAATGGATGCCATCAGCCGCAATGACATAGTCACCTTCAGCAACGGAGCCGTCTTCAAATGTCACTTCTGCGCTTTCTTCATATTGGCGAAAAGCAATGCATTTCTTATTTAATTCGATTGTTCCCGGACGAATCGCCCTATACAGCTGCTCATGAAGCTCTGCCCGGTGAATGGCGACACTGTTTACCCCTTCCTTTTTCGAAAGAGC
This Pueribacillus theae DNA region includes the following protein-coding sequences:
- a CDS encoding FAD-dependent monooxygenase, whose amino-acid sequence is MKKIIVIGGGIGGLSAALMLESKGFYVKLFEAARHLQPVGAGLGVGSNALKALYEAGIGAQIDKLGNPLKILDFRDSSDRLLNEMDVEALSKKEGVNSVAIHRAELHEQLYRAIRPGTIELNKKCIAFRQYEESAEVTFEDGSVAEGDYVIAADGIHSLFRQKLVPNSVPRYAGYTCWRGVVDETDIPYDKQTSTEIWGKEGRFGIVPLKNKRVYWFACVNAKRNDQKYRQFRVEDVARHFDSFSPRVSELIRETDDGRLLHHDILDIKPLNQFVFGRIILLGDAAHATTPNMGQGAGQAIEDAIVLANCLSSHKNFQDAFKTYEKKRIKRTKKIITMSRRIGAGAQLENKTVIWVRNKLFKFVPKSLLIKRFQFVHETDLRGTE